From the genome of Lotus japonicus ecotype B-129 chromosome 6, LjGifu_v1.2, one region includes:
- the LOC130726156 gene encoding aquaporin NIP1-2-like, with protein MAEIASNDGNIEAGPNVVNFNSSKKSNDCVPLLHKVVAEVIGTYFMVFAGCGAVVVNLNNDKVLTLPGIAIVWGLTVMVLIYSVGHISGAHFNPAVTLAHASTRRFPLKQVPAYIVAQLIGSTLASGALRLMFNGKDDHFVGTLPAGSDLQAFLIEFIITFQLMFVISAVATDNRAIGELAGIAVGSTIMINVLFAGPITGASLNPARSLGPAIVHNNYTALWIYLVSPVMGAMAGTWVYDFIRCKC; from the exons ATGGCTGAAATTGCATCAAACGATGGAAACATAGAGGCAGGTCCAAATGTAGTGAACTTTAATTCCTCCAAAAAGTCTAATGATTGTGTTCCCCTTTTGCACAAG gtgGTAGCAGAGGTGATTGGCACCTACTTCATGGTGTTTGCAGGGTGTGGTGCGGTGGTGGTGAACCTTAACAACGACAAGGTGCTCACACTTCCTGGGATTGCAATTGTTTGGGGACTCACAGTCATGGTGTTGATTTACTCTGTTGGTCACATCTCTGGTGCTCATTTCAATCCTGCTGTCACCCTTGCTCATGCTTCCACCAGAAGGTTCCCTTTGAAACAG GTACCAGCTTATATAGTAGCTCAATTAATTGGATCCACACTTGCGAGTGGAGCCCTGAGACTTATGTTCAATGGCAAAGATGACCATTTCGTAGGAACACTCCCTGCTGGTTCTGACCTTCAAGCTTTTCTTATTGAGTTCATAATCACTTTCCAACTCATGTTTGTTATTTCTGCAGTAGCCACAGATAACAGAGCG ATTGGTGAGTTGGCTGGAATTGCAGTTGGGTCAACGATAATGATAAATGTGTTGTTTGCCGG GCCAATCACCGGAGCATCATTGAATCCAGCAAGAAGCCTAGGACCTGCAATTGTGCACAATAATTACACAGCATTGTGGATATATTTGGTGTCGCCTGTTATGGGAGCAATGGCTGGTACTTGGGTTTATGATTTCATCAGGTGCAAGTGCTGA